A window of Parasynechococcus marenigrum WH 8102 contains these coding sequences:
- a CDS encoding queuosine precursor transporter produces MTSPVQSRRDGVFLVLAGLFLGTLGMLNILGLTRFLQLGSIGSWPIVVAVGALPYPITFLCTDLISELWGEQKANQVVWVGLLLNGWVLLILWLGGLFPALAGSDESTFRTIQQLSFGSVGASMVAYLTAQFVDVRLFHFWKTLTNGNALWLRNNGSTLISQLVDTSAVVLISHYGAHVLPIQADKAVMPQLVAFIGSGYLFKVLAALADTLPFIWLTGWLRRWLDLPLQDSEDATDQG; encoded by the coding sequence GTGACAAGCCCAGTCCAAAGCCGGCGAGATGGCGTGTTCCTCGTCCTGGCCGGCCTGTTCCTGGGAACGCTTGGGATGCTCAACATCCTTGGCCTGACGCGCTTTCTGCAGCTGGGCAGCATTGGCAGTTGGCCGATTGTTGTGGCCGTTGGTGCGCTTCCGTATCCGATCACCTTTTTGTGTACCGATCTGATCAGCGAACTCTGGGGGGAACAAAAAGCCAATCAAGTGGTGTGGGTGGGGCTGCTGCTCAACGGCTGGGTGCTGCTGATCCTCTGGCTGGGGGGGCTCTTCCCGGCCCTGGCTGGCAGCGACGAGAGCACCTTCCGCACCATCCAACAGCTCAGTTTTGGTTCAGTGGGCGCCTCGATGGTGGCTTATCTGACAGCACAGTTTGTTGATGTGCGGCTGTTCCATTTCTGGAAAACCCTCACCAACGGCAATGCCCTGTGGCTGCGCAACAACGGCTCCACCCTGATCAGCCAGTTGGTGGACACCAGCGCTGTGGTGCTGATCAGTCACTACGGCGCCCACGTGCTGCCAATCCAGGCAGACAAGGCTGTGATGCCACAACTGGTCGCCTTCATCGGCAGCGGTTATCTGTTCAAGGTGCTGGCGGCTCTTGCCGACACCTTGCCGTTTATCTGGCTCACGGGATGGCTGCGTCGCTGGCTTGACCTGCCGTTGCAAGACAGCGAGGACGCGACAGATCAAGGCTGA
- a CDS encoding DNA-3-methyladenine glycosylase, giving the protein MEPIPAPFFARPAEVVGPELIGCLLVKRQEDGSLLWGVIVETEAYSQDDPACHGYRRRTPQNETLFGEPGRFYVYVSYGIHQCVNVVTDRSNWANGVLLRAAALPGEPERVAAGPGLLARRFGLTRSNDSWPVTGEHDLWLAPRLASFDSPELVTTTRIGISQGQDLPLRWYFRLSRSVSRRAKGDRTPSLSQAWFPSPEFG; this is encoded by the coding sequence ATGGAACCAATTCCGGCACCTTTTTTTGCTCGACCAGCGGAGGTCGTGGGCCCTGAACTAATTGGTTGCCTTCTGGTGAAACGCCAAGAGGACGGCAGCCTGCTTTGGGGCGTGATCGTTGAAACGGAGGCGTATTCCCAGGACGACCCCGCCTGTCATGGTTACCGGAGGCGGACGCCCCAAAATGAAACCCTGTTCGGTGAGCCAGGGCGTTTTTATGTGTATGTGAGCTACGGCATCCACCAGTGCGTGAATGTGGTCACTGACCGATCTAACTGGGCGAATGGGGTGTTGCTCAGGGCTGCAGCTCTGCCTGGTGAGCCTGAGCGGGTTGCGGCAGGCCCTGGTTTGCTGGCCCGGCGCTTTGGGCTCACCCGCAGCAATGACAGTTGGCCGGTGACGGGCGAACATGACTTGTGGCTGGCGCCACGCCTGGCCTCGTTCGACAGCCCGGAGCTTGTGACGACCACGCGCATCGGTATCTCTCAGGGGCAGGACCTGCCACTGCGTTGGTATTTCCGTCTGAGCCGCAGCGTGAGTCGCCGAGCCAAGGGTGATCGCACTCCGAGCCTGTCGCAGGCTTGGTTCCCATCGCCTGAGTTCGGCTGA
- a CDS encoding aspartate carbamoyltransferase catalytic subunit has translation MSGWHHRHILDLAAFSREDYAAVLDLAERFRSLPVTGARKLPALQGRLVATLFFEPSTRTRSSFELAAKRLSADVQSFSPSSSSLSKGESVLDTARTYVAMGADVLVVRHRSTGVPQQLAEDLESAGERTVVLNGGDGLHSHPSQGLLDLHTLARHFAPQHPMPEALQGRRIVIVGDILHSRVARSNLWALTACGADVVLCGPPSLVPDAFRAFVEAPPPGQSADPVPQRGSVRVERRLERALPGADAVMTLRLQKERMTQQLLTGLERYHRDFGLSHERLSLCGQPVPVLHPGPVNRGVEMTGALLDDPSICLVEEQVRNGVPIRMALLYLMAAAESAAESTLVSISS, from the coding sequence ATGAGCGGTTGGCACCATCGCCACATTCTCGATCTGGCGGCCTTCTCCAGGGAGGATTACGCCGCCGTGCTCGATCTGGCTGAGCGGTTTCGTTCCCTGCCTGTCACCGGTGCCCGCAAACTCCCGGCTTTGCAGGGCCGTTTGGTGGCGACCCTGTTCTTCGAGCCCAGCACCCGCACCCGCAGCAGCTTTGAGCTGGCCGCCAAGCGCCTCTCCGCTGATGTGCAGAGTTTTTCGCCCTCCAGCAGCTCTCTGAGTAAAGGGGAAAGCGTGCTGGATACTGCCCGCACCTATGTGGCGATGGGCGCGGATGTGTTGGTGGTCCGTCATCGTTCCACCGGGGTTCCCCAGCAATTGGCGGAGGATCTGGAGTCGGCAGGGGAGCGCACGGTGGTGCTGAACGGCGGTGATGGCCTGCACAGCCATCCCAGCCAGGGATTGCTGGATCTGCACACCCTGGCCCGTCACTTCGCACCGCAGCATCCGATGCCGGAAGCCTTGCAGGGGCGACGGATCGTGATTGTCGGCGACATCCTGCACTCCCGGGTGGCCCGCTCCAATCTCTGGGCCCTCACCGCCTGCGGTGCTGATGTGGTGCTCTGCGGCCCGCCGAGTTTGGTGCCTGACGCCTTCCGTGCGTTCGTGGAGGCTCCGCCGCCAGGGCAGTCTGCGGATCCGGTTCCACAGCGCGGATCGGTGCGGGTGGAGCGGCGTCTGGAGCGTGCCTTGCCCGGCGCGGATGCGGTGATGACGCTGCGTCTGCAGAAGGAACGGATGACACAGCAGCTGCTGACGGGGTTGGAGCGCTACCACCGCGATTTCGGGCTGAGCCATGAGCGGCTCAGCCTGTGCGGCCAGCCAGTGCCGGTGCTTCATCCCGGTCCGGTCAACCGTGGCGTTGAGATGACCGGAGCGCTGCTGGATGATCCGTCGATCTGTCTGGTGGAGGAGCAGGTGCGGAACGGTGTCCCGATCCGCATGGCCTTGCTTTACCTAATGGCTGCGGCTGAATCGGCTGCGGAATCGACCCTGGTATCAATCAGCTCCTGA
- a CDS encoding NAD(P)/FAD-dependent oxidoreductase, which produces MAGSHFFLELEPPEECLHHAPHVVIVGGGFAGVHACKALANADVRITLIDKRNFNLFQPLLCQVSTGLVSRGDIATPLRELVGKQHNVQVLLGEVTNVYPEGKQIVFNGKAYSYDHLVLATGSGSTFFGHDEWRTFAPPMKILEHAEEIRRRLLMAMEQAEQTPDPEARQFLQTVVIVGAGPSGCEMAGAVSELMRWALNNAFKQLDPNKTQIVLVDPGDRVLRAMPEMLSSAALKSLEADGIEFLPKGRVQTMRPGEVIVGTPDGDVRLQAATVIWTAGVRASSLGKKLAEATGCEVDRGGRVIVQHDFSIADHPEIRVAGDLSSYSHTSNGKPLPGMAAPAKQAGTFIGKDIAAIVADRPRPTFSYFDFGSMAVLDRASAVADLRGLHFADGIGWILWAFVHLVLIPDWENRISLSIKWIFALLTQQRAAILLTGMPSQHMALDAVDAHFPMKAGEGVSIAEPDAAIKADMNYDSHQITGHPQPQELIDTRVDSAADSAAAIR; this is translated from the coding sequence ATGGCAGGCAGCCATTTCTTCCTTGAACTGGAACCTCCCGAAGAATGTCTTCACCATGCCCCCCATGTGGTGATCGTCGGCGGCGGTTTTGCCGGAGTGCATGCCTGCAAGGCTCTGGCCAATGCCGATGTGCGCATCACGCTGATTGATAAGCGCAACTTCAACCTGTTTCAGCCGTTGCTATGTCAGGTTTCCACGGGTCTGGTGTCCCGTGGAGACATCGCAACGCCCCTGCGCGAGCTGGTTGGCAAGCAACACAACGTTCAAGTGCTGCTGGGGGAAGTCACCAACGTCTACCCCGAAGGCAAGCAGATCGTCTTCAACGGCAAGGCCTACAGCTACGACCACCTGGTCCTGGCCACAGGATCCGGCAGCACCTTCTTCGGCCACGACGAATGGCGAACCTTTGCGCCTCCGATGAAGATCCTTGAGCATGCGGAAGAGATCCGCCGACGCCTGTTGATGGCGATGGAACAGGCGGAGCAGACACCAGACCCGGAAGCTCGCCAGTTTCTCCAGACCGTGGTGATCGTGGGGGCTGGCCCCAGCGGCTGTGAAATGGCCGGGGCTGTCTCCGAGCTGATGCGCTGGGCCCTCAACAACGCCTTCAAACAGCTCGATCCCAACAAAACCCAGATCGTGCTGGTCGATCCAGGTGATCGGGTGCTTCGAGCCATGCCAGAGATGTTGTCGTCCGCAGCTCTGAAGTCGCTGGAAGCGGACGGCATCGAGTTTCTGCCCAAGGGTCGTGTGCAGACCATGCGGCCGGGTGAAGTCATCGTCGGAACACCCGATGGCGACGTCCGCCTTCAAGCAGCCACCGTCATCTGGACCGCCGGCGTGCGTGCGTCAAGCCTCGGCAAGAAGCTGGCTGAAGCCACAGGTTGCGAGGTCGACCGCGGCGGTCGCGTGATCGTTCAACACGACTTTTCCATCGCTGATCATCCGGAGATCCGCGTCGCCGGTGATCTCAGCAGCTACAGCCACACATCCAACGGCAAACCCCTCCCCGGCATGGCTGCCCCTGCCAAACAGGCCGGGACCTTCATCGGGAAAGACATCGCCGCCATCGTTGCTGACAGGCCAAGGCCGACATTCAGTTACTTCGATTTCGGCAGCATGGCCGTGCTTGATCGCGCCAGTGCTGTCGCCGATCTGCGCGGACTGCACTTCGCCGATGGCATTGGCTGGATTCTCTGGGCCTTTGTGCACCTGGTGTTAATCCCTGATTGGGAGAACCGCATTTCGCTGTCAATCAAGTGGATCTTCGCCTTACTGACCCAGCAACGGGCGGCCATCCTGCTCACTGGCATGCCCAGCCAACACATGGCCCTCGATGCCGTGGACGCGCACTTCCCGATGAAAGCCGGCGAAGGCGTGTCGATCGCCGAGCCTGATGCCGCCATCAAGGCAGACATGAATTATGACTCCCACCAGATAACGGGACATCCCCAGCCTCAGGAGCTGATTGATACCAGGGTCGATTCCGCAGCCGATTCAGCCGCAGCCATTAGGTAA
- a CDS encoding DUF565 domain-containing protein, with translation MGITRSSSLPLFPRQPIVQPQSTRLQRSFGGLVQQLETWAGNPWRRLSVLCIAALFGFLVGSAITSVAGVLGQMDPVGALIVVLGTEATVRLRIVGPSTLLQQVLTVSRIGLLYGLFLEAFKLL, from the coding sequence ATGGGGATCACCAGAAGTTCTTCCCTGCCCCTTTTCCCACGGCAACCGATCGTGCAACCCCAGTCGACCCGTCTGCAACGAAGTTTCGGGGGTCTCGTTCAACAGCTGGAAACGTGGGCTGGTAATCCATGGAGACGGCTGTCGGTTCTCTGCATCGCTGCCCTTTTTGGTTTCTTGGTTGGCAGTGCCATCACCTCCGTCGCTGGAGTTCTGGGTCAAATGGATCCCGTCGGAGCCTTGATTGTTGTTCTCGGCACGGAAGCCACCGTGCGACTCCGCATCGTTGGTCCATCAACACTTCTCCAGCAAGTGCTAACCGTGAGCCGAATCGGCCTCCTTTACGGGCTGTTTCTTGAAGCGTTCAAATTGCTGTGA
- the isiD gene encoding protein IsiD, with product MTTAPGSATPITPERLAQFDEESIAVLARRLDDDDYPTPFAGLSDWHLLRALAIHRPELTAPYVHLVDQEPFDED from the coding sequence ATGACCACCGCTCCAGGATCAGCCACCCCGATCACCCCCGAACGCCTGGCGCAGTTCGATGAGGAGTCGATCGCCGTGTTGGCGAGACGATTGGACGATGACGACTACCCGACGCCATTTGCAGGGTTGTCGGACTGGCATCTGCTCCGGGCCCTGGCCATTCATCGCCCTGAACTCACGGCCCCCTACGTGCATTTGGTCGATCAGGAACCTTTTGATGAGGACTGA
- the coaBC gene encoding bifunctional phosphopantothenoylcysteine decarboxylase/phosphopantothenate--cysteine ligase CoaBC: protein MRTEVSTPLKGRRLLVAVSGSIAAVKTPLLVSALVKAGAEVRCLVTPSAAKLVSPLALATLSRHRCYTENVEWDSSCSRPLHIELAEWAELVLLAPLSATSLSRWSQGSADGLLASVLLACECPVLPAIAMNTAMWSHPAVQRNWQIVQTFPGVVPLMPQPGLLACDRLGEGRMADPMLIELAASSLFSRCDAGPVATQDWSGRRLLVSAGPTVEPIDQARLITNRSSGAMGVLLAQAARLRGAEVVLVHGPLQVPEPWLESLHCHPVSSAAEMQAVLEQQQPGVDAIAMAAAIADLRRDATANGSADGKVSKANLAVQLTDGWELVPDLLQGLAARRPAGQLILGFAALTGDDNVLRRIGEEKRLRKGCDLLLVNPIDRPGQGFSMPYNGGWLLGDGWTKQLPVTGKLQLAHQLLDTLLDVSQQVPSSPVPAGQ from the coding sequence ATGAGGACTGAGGTCTCCACACCTCTGAAGGGGCGCCGTCTTTTGGTTGCCGTCAGCGGCAGCATCGCTGCTGTGAAAACACCGTTGTTGGTCAGTGCCCTGGTGAAGGCAGGAGCTGAGGTGCGCTGTTTGGTCACGCCCAGTGCGGCAAAGCTGGTCAGTCCGCTTGCTCTGGCGACCCTGAGTCGCCATCGCTGCTACACCGAGAACGTTGAATGGGACTCCTCTTGCAGTCGGCCGCTGCACATTGAGCTGGCGGAGTGGGCGGAACTCGTGCTGCTGGCTCCCCTCAGTGCCACGAGCCTCAGTCGCTGGAGCCAGGGGTCTGCCGATGGCCTTCTCGCCAGCGTCTTACTTGCTTGCGAATGTCCTGTGCTGCCAGCCATCGCCATGAACACGGCGATGTGGAGTCATCCCGCCGTCCAGCGCAACTGGCAGATCGTGCAGACCTTCCCAGGTGTGGTTCCCCTGATGCCCCAGCCAGGTCTCCTGGCCTGCGATCGCCTCGGTGAAGGGCGAATGGCGGATCCGATGCTGATCGAGCTGGCGGCCAGCAGCCTGTTCAGCCGCTGCGATGCCGGGCCCGTTGCAACGCAGGACTGGAGCGGACGCCGACTCCTGGTGTCGGCTGGGCCGACCGTTGAGCCCATCGATCAGGCACGTCTGATCACCAACCGCAGCAGTGGTGCCATGGGCGTGTTGCTGGCCCAAGCTGCGCGTTTGCGAGGGGCAGAGGTGGTGTTGGTCCACGGCCCTCTGCAGGTGCCGGAGCCCTGGTTGGAATCCCTTCACTGCCATCCGGTCAGCAGCGCTGCGGAGATGCAGGCGGTGCTGGAGCAGCAGCAGCCCGGTGTGGATGCGATCGCTATGGCGGCAGCGATCGCAGATCTCCGCCGCGATGCAACCGCCAACGGCTCTGCAGATGGAAAGGTATCCAAGGCGAACCTGGCGGTTCAGCTCACCGATGGTTGGGAGTTAGTGCCCGATCTGTTGCAGGGTTTGGCTGCCCGGCGTCCAGCCGGGCAATTGATCCTTGGTTTTGCTGCCTTGACCGGTGATGACAACGTCTTGCGCCGTATCGGAGAGGAGAAGCGACTTCGTAAGGGATGTGATCTGTTGCTGGTCAATCCCATTGACCGGCCGGGCCAGGGATTTTCCATGCCCTACAACGGCGGCTGGCTGTTGGGGGATGGATGGACCAAGCAGCTTCCGGTGACCGGAAAGTTGCAGCTGGCCCATCAGCTGCTGGATACTCTTCTTGACGTCAGCCAGCAAGT